The DNA sequence GGGAATTCAGGGAGCGACCGGTCCGCTGCGGGCAGAGGTCCAGCTCGGCACGCCGGGTGGCGTGATCGCTGATCCCCCCAAGGTGATGGTTGTCGTTCCGATCGAACGTTTGATAGTCCGCTCGATTCAGGGATTGCCCATCGAGGTTTTAAGGAGCAGTTCTATTCGTCATGTTCAATTAGAGCCGGAGACGGGTAGCGTTGAGGTGCTGGGGCCCGAGAGCGTCGTCGCTCGGTTGCGGCCCGAGGATCTCGTATTGAGGATCGATGCCCGGAACTTGAGAGCGGGGACCCACATGCTCATGGTCAGTGTGGTTCTAACGCGTGATGTTGAGGATCTGGTTTCGGTCGAACCGAGTTACCCGGAAAGATTTAAAGTCACACTTGAATAATATTTTTATGAACCTGTTCCTCGCTAGAGGGCTGCAAAGAGCCGTGCCATCGGAACGGGAGACAAGGAGGATCCCATGGAAAAGCAGGAGTTTCCCTACTGCCCCATATCGCGGCAACTCTGCCAGCAGGGAAAGGTTTTCGCTGATTCCCAATCCCAGAAGGATTTAACGTTCTGTGCCTTTTGGCATCTCGCTGAACACCGCTGTGTCTTCCGGATGGTAGAATATGATCTCTTTAATATTGCACGATCAATGGATGAGATCCGCAGCCGATAACCGGCTCCATGAGCCTATTCGGGATACGGGGCAGGAACGTCAAACGGCCCTTGACGTTAGTTGAAAAAACCCGATAATTTTCTGTTGACGGCCATTCGATGGGTTGCTAAGGTGTAACCACTTCTCCCTGACGGACTTCTGTGAGTTTCAGGGGCGAGGCTGGGTTTTCATCTTTCCACGGCAGTCAAGAGAGATCGTTTCACAGAGGATCAGGAGGGGCCATGACGAAGGCGGACCTGGTGGATGAAATCGCCGATCGCACAGGCTTGACGAAAAAAGATGTTGCTGAGACGGTGGATCAGTTCTTGGAGGCTGTCTCTAGATCTCTGATCAACGGCAAACATATTGAAATCAGAGGATTTGGGACGTTTAGGGTCCGTGATCGGAAGCCACGCATGGCTCGCAATCCCCGAACTGGGGATTCGGTGCCTGTCCCGGCCCGGCGCGTACCTGTCTTTAAGGTTTCCAAAGAACTGAAAGAAAAGGTCGCGAACGCCGAATCCTAGGACCCTGGTGGCGCCGAGGAGCGGGGTTGGGCCTATTCTAGGCCCGGTTGATCTTCCGTTTCCGGCCGAAAGGGTGCCGCGTTGCCGCGAGAAAAATCTGCTCGAGACACTAGGGGGCAACACCAAGGTGGGGCGCCTGGTGTACTCTATATTGTGGCGACCCCCATGGGTCATCTCCAGGACATAACCCTGAGAGCCATTGAGGTTCTCAGGGATGTTTCCTTTATTGCCGCCGAAGACACCCGAAGAAGCCGAACGCTCCTTTCCGCCCATGGTCTCACCGGAAGGCTTGTCAGTTACCATGAGCACAATGAACGGCAGCGGACCCCCGGTCTTCTTGAAGAACTTCTGCAGGGACGGTCGGTAGCCCTTATCAGTGATGCAGGCAGCCCCCTCATCAGCGATCCTGGCTACCATATTGTTCAGGCGGCCATCCAAGAGGGGATTCCGATTCAGGTCATTCCCGGGCCCTCATCTGTTATCGCAGCCCTTCAAGTAGCGGGATTTACGGCCGACCGGTTTATCTTTCATGGGTATGCGCCGCGCACATCGGGCCGGAGAGAACGGTTTCTGGATGAAGTGGCGGCCGATCCACGAACACAGGTTTTCTTTGAAACGCCGCACCGCATCCGGCGGACATTGGATGCAATGACAAGTCGGTTCCCCCGCCGGGATATGGTACTCTGCCGAGAACTCACAAAAGTCTATGAAGAGACATTGAGAGGGACGCCCGAAAAAATCCTGGAGAGGATCGGTGAGCGGTCCCTGAAGGGCGAAATGGTTCTTGTCGTCGGTCCGCAATCGAAGGAAGGCCGTGGAAGGAGCGCCGGTTCATGATGTCTTCCATTAAAAGGGGCGCCCGTTCCACCATCGCCCCCCTTGCCGGCTGGCTGGGCAAAAGGGGTGTGCATCCCAACACCTTGACCCTGCTGGGCCTCCTTTTCGCCGGGATCACCGCGGTTCTTTTGGCCCAGGGCCGCCTGCGCCTGGCGCTCATCCCTTATACATTAAGCGGATTGGCCGATATGCTGGACGGCGCTGTGGCGCGGGCGACGGGCCGCGGTTCGGCCTTTGGCGCGGCCTTGGACTCCACCGTCGATCGTGTCGCCGAGGGCGTTGTTCTCGGCGGTCTTCTTCTCGGTCTGCTCAATGCGCCGCCCGGGGGCACGGTTCTCTGCGTTTCGTCGATCCTCCTTTTTCTCATCAGTTCTTTTCTGGTCAGTTATACCCGGGCGCGGGCTGAGGGCCTGGGACTCGAATGCACCGTCGGTTGGATGGAGCGTCCCGCCCGGTTGGTTCTGCTGGCGATCCTTCTACTTCTGGGCCGGTCGGTCCTTCTTCCGGGACTGATCATCTTGGGTCTCCTGACGACGTGGACGGTGATTCAGAGGATGATTCATATTAGCCATGAGGTGGGGCGGCTCGCTCGAAATGAAAAGACCCGCAAGGTCGCGCCATGAGCCGAGGGGTTTTTATCTCCTTTGAGGGGGGCGAGGGATCGGGGAAATCGACTCAGATTTTGAGGCTGGCCGAGTCGTTGAAATCTTCGGGATTCCAGGTCGTTGTCTGTCGCGAGCCGGGGGGAACACCGCTCGGCGAGGCGGTTCGCGACCTGCTTCTCAAGATCCGCAAGGATCCGCCCGCGGCCCTGACCGAATTGCTTCTTCTTGAGTCATCACGATCCCACCTCGTCCAGCAGGTCATCCTCCCCGCACTGAAAGAAGGTCGGATTGTTCTCTGCGACCGTTATGCCGATGCGTCGATGGCCTATCAGTGGGGGGGAAGAGGTTTGGCTTCGGATCTTGTTAGGAATCTCAATAAAACAGCGACCGGCGGTCTGACCCCTGATCGGACGGTTCTTCTTGATATGGATCCAAGCGAAGGGCGGCGGCGCCAGGGCCGGGCGGGCATGGATACCGATCGCATGGAGAGCGAGAATCTGGAGTTTCATAGTAAAGTGCGCTGTGCCTATCTCTCTCTTGCGAAAGAAGAGCCTGGACGATTCATCGTGGTTGATGCAGCGCAGGGGATAGATCAACTGGCGGAAGAGATCCTCCGACAAGTACAACCTTACTGCCTTGAACGGTTGACACCATCCGGGAAGACTTTTGGGAAAACTGAGGGAGGCATCCATCATGCACCCTGATCGCATGCGGCAGATACTTGAAGATGTCCAATCGGGCGTGATGACGGCTGATGCTGCGATGAGCGCCTTCCGACGGCTCCCCTTTGAGTCGCTGAACGACCTGCGATTGGATCATCATCGGCATCTTCGCTGCGGTTTTCCGGAAGTTGTTTTTGGACTGGGCAAAACGCCGACCCAGGTGCTGGATGCGGCCAAGGGTCTTCAGGCATCCGGCAGTCCTCTTCTCGTCACCCGTGTTGATCCAGAGACAGGACCTCTTCTGCAGAAGCAGTTTCCAGCAGGGCGCTGGAATCGCCGCGCCCGCTGCTTCATTTTGGCCGGTGAGTCTCTCATTCCCCCGGCCGGTCTTGTAGGCATCTTGTGCGCCGGGACGAGTGACCTCCCTGTTGCGGAGGAGGCTGTTGAAACGGCCCGCGCCATGGGAGCCGAGGTGGAGTTTACGGCCGATGTGGGGATTGCCGGGCTCCATCGTCTCAGCGATAAAAAGGAGCTCCTCCTATCGGCGGATGCCCTCGTTGTTGTCGCGGGCATGGAAGGGGCTCTGGCGAGTGTCGTGGGAGGACTTACCGACAAGCCCGTGATCGCGGTTCCGACCAGCGTCGGCTACGGCGCATCCTTCAAAGGTCTAACCGCCTTGTTGGCCATGCTCAACAGCTGCGCTTCCGGGGTTGTCGTCGTCAATATCGACAATGGTTTCGGCGCGGGTTACACCGCTGCCCTGATTGGACGGGGTCGATGCGCCGCAATGAAGGATGTCCGTCTTCCGGAGAAGCAACTGAGGAAACAACCGGAGAAGCCGCCGAAGAAACGACCGGGGAAAGAACAATGAGGATTTTATACGTTGATCCGATAGGGGGACTGAGCGGGGACATGTTTCTCGGCGCCCTCGTCGACTTGGGCTGGCCCCTGGCCTCGTTGGAAAGGGAGCTCCAGGAGATCGGAATTTCGGACATCCGATTGGATGTGGAGACGCGGATCCATCGACATCTTTCCTCGAAGGGGATTCTTGTGACCACCGGTGAAAAAGGAGTTCACCGACACTTGCCGGACATTGAGAAGATTCTTGGAGTCGATCGAACGGAGATGGATGCGATCCCGCCGCACCGTCGGAAGGCCTATGGGGCGTTCCGCCGCCTGGTTGAGGCGGAAGCCCGCATCCACGGACAACCGATCGAGAAAGTCCATCTTCATGAGGTGGGAGGTTTGGATTCCATCGCCGATATCCTGGGCGTCTGTCTCGCTATCTCTGATCTTGAAATCGAGCGGGTCTTTGTTGGACCCCTGCCTTTGGGGACGGGATGGGTCGATATGGCGCATGGGCGATTTCCAATCCCCGCCCCGGCCACCGTTGAGATCCTGAAGGATGTTCCGGTTGTCTGGACCGGTGAATGCGGGGAGAAGGTGACCCCGACAGGAGCGGTCTTGGCGGTAACCCTCGCTGATCAATTCGGATTTCCTCCACCGATGATCCTTCGGTCGACCGGTTGGGGTGGCGGCAGCCGCCCTACGGCGGAGGGTGAAACTCCCAATCTCGTCCGGCTCATCCTTGGGGAGACCGAGGACGAAGCGGTGAATGAAGCGGGTGAGGGTCTCTGGGACCGAGTCGGCGTCCTAACGACACATATCGATGACATGACATCAGAAGAGATGGCTTATCTCACTGAAAAATTAAGGATTGGGGGGGCGCTCGATGTTTTTGTCACACCGGGATTGATGAAAAAGGGACGGCCGGCCTGGGCTTTAACCGTGCTTTGCGGGCCCGCCATGATGCCCTCTCTTCGCACCCTCCTCTTCGAAGAGTCATCCACATTGGGGATTCGGATCCGGTGGGAGGAGCGTTGGGTGCTGAATCGCCTCTTGGAGACCTTGGAAACGCCCTATGGGCCCATCCAGGTCAAATGGGCGCGCCGGGGGGAGCGATGGGAGGCGGCGCCCGAGTTCGAATCCCTGAAATCAGCCGCCGACTCCTGCGGGATCTCTTTGAGAAAAATCGCTTTGGAGATCTCACGACTCCTGCCTGAGGTGCCAAAAACCTCCTTTTAGAAATCAATTTTAAGCGCTAATGGGTCTTGACGACAGTACCAGCCGCGGCTATACTCCTGACAGCGTGTAGTAAGGGTAGTTATCCCATAACATGCCACGTCTGGACTCCCCCCTCTGACGAGACGTGCAGCTTGGGGATTGCATCAATTGGTGGAGGATCGAACTCGTCAAAGAATTCTCCTTCTCCGTTTTGCGGTGAAGTTGTACGCCGACTAGTATCCGGTGGGTATTTGTATACCGGATTTTTCAGAGGGGCTCCCTGATCGAGGAGGTGATGGGAGTCAGGGAGTTCGCGGGCAGTATCGGAAATATGTTAAAGTCTTGCACCGTCCAGGGGTTGACCCGGGACAGGTTTTGATGGTGCAACCGGCGTCGGCGGTGTCATCCCCGATGCCGGGGGGAGAGAGGGGATCTCAGAACTGGCAGAATGAGATTCTCTCTGATCACGAGAAGGACAACCATGGAGGCAAAAATGAGGAAGAGCTTCTTAATCCTGGCCTGCTTGTGTCTTTTGGCGGTCACGGTGAATGCTCATGCGGTAACACCTCGCAGCGATATGTTCCTTCGGACCTCGAAGGCTGCTGTGAATGAGTCGCTGAGCGATGCGCCGAAGGTGACCTATGCAGGCACACGGGCTGATACATTCTGCTATGGCGGCCATGATGGTAGTGGCTATGCCGTTCTTGGTGGAATCTGGGATTTCGCCGATGGCACCATGCAGGGTTGGTACAGTCTTGACCAAACATTGAATTCCGGCGCGACTTGGTGGGCTCGCTATGACGCCGACGACTACGAGTACCCGGCCGCCGCTCCGATGACCAATGCGTCGGCCGGACACCTTTGGTGTGGTGGGGAGAAATCCCGTGCTATGGAAGGGTGTTGGGCTTGTGATGCCGGCGTTGAAAATGAAAGCTATGGCTATATTGCCAATTTGTGCCAGAGAACCACGGGTGAGCTTTTGGCGCTTGGCGCTGGTGATATCTCCATTGGCATGCAGTACTACACCGACTCCGAAGGCGGTGTTTTTGACTACTCAAAGGTTCAGCTTGTCTGCTACGATGGCGCCAATGAGCTAGAAGTTCTTACCGTCGACAATCTCGATGCCGGTATTGAGGGTGCGCCCGGCGCTCCGATCACCTATGCGGGCCAAATCTTCGGATTCGAGCTTCCTGATGGCACCGATGGCGTGCGGTTGCGCTTTGAGTTCGTTGCCGACGGCGGCTGGTCTGATGATGATGGGCTGTACTGTTCCACATACGGTCCCATCGGTCTCGACAATGTGGTTCTCAGCGGCGCCGTCTCGGCGTCGTATAACTTTGAGAATGACGATGAAGGTTTTGTTGCCGCGCATTGTCCCGGGATCGGTAACTGGGTCGCCGTTAACCACGTCGACAATTATACCATCCTTGATCCCTGTGCTTGCGAGTTGAGCAACTATGTTCTCTCGTTCCACGATGACAACCTCGAGCATGGTGATCCGTCCAGTGCTCAGAACCAGAACAATATAGCGATAAGCCCGATTGTTGATCGCACGGCTTATCCGTCCCCTGCCTACAACTCAATCTTCGCTCAGTGGGACATGTATGCCTGGCTGCCGAAGGCCAACGGTGTCCTTTATCGTCCGGGCTGGTTCTATGATCCTTGGGAATGTGAATTCACGGGCGCCACAGGTTGGTCCCCGCGTGTCGGGCAGGCCACATGGCACTATGTTGGAACCGATCCTGTTTGTTACGGTTCCAACAACTCCGCCACCAGCAACGAAGTTCCGGGCACGGCAAACTACTATCGCTTCTGTCTTGAAGTGCTGGCTTGCTGTGACTGCTTCGGCATCACGAATTGCACCGGTACCAGCAATGAAACCCCGCTGTTTGACAACATCGAGGTGTGCGTGACCGGCGTTGCCGATGCTCCTGTGGCGGGTTACGGCCCTGCAGATGGCAACTATTATCAGGATGCCTTCAGCCAGAGCATGTTCCTTGATCCGAGCGCAACCGGCCGTTGCGATTCCTGGGATGTTGGCGGCGGCGCTGCGCCTCCGTATATTCTAGCCGACTCCCTGGCGATCACCGGCCCCGCGGTTACGGGTCCCACTCCGTCTTGGGAAGCCTACCTATGGGTTCATGTCCCGCGTGTCGGCCCTGGGATCGATACGGGCGCTTTTGCTGCTTGGAAATCACGATTCACGGGCGATGCGGAGACGGGTTTCGTTAAGGCGAGAATGGACTCGAGTGAGACCGTCGCGGCCTTCTCGAACAAGTTCTGCTCCTACTTCAACGAATTAGACGGCGGGTTCAACAATGCGTTCGGCGAATTGACCGAAGAGAACGAGATTCTCCCGGATGATTTGTTCACGCCGGGTACCCTGATTCAGTACTTCGTAACCACAAACTATGTTGGGAATCCGGAATTCGCCTTCTTGGAAGACACCACCAATGGCTTCTTCCGTGACATCGAGTTCCTTCCCAGCATGCGCAATGACTCAAAGTCGCGCTCGATTGTTTGGCCTTGCGTTCTTTACGTCGATGCCTACAACCGCGGCGCCGAAAACTTCATTCAGCCGGCACTTGACTACTTCCTGCAAGAAGTTCCGGGTGTTGGACCGAATAATGACCGCTACGATGAGAACGGAGCTTCCTCGAACTACAATGCGAGCTCCTTCTATCGGAACGGTAACAACGGGGCGACGTTGCCTCAGCTGTTGGGCTACAGCTGTATCCTCGTCAACTCCGGCGCTCTCAGCGATGCAGCCTTGGATGAGACAGACGTCATCGGTCTCGAAGACTGGTTGCTGACCTCGATCTGCGATTTCAACAATGAGCGCCAGGGATTGATCCTGAACGGTGATGAGATGCCTGCTGTCATCCAGTTGAATCGTCCCTCCTTCCTGTTCGGCGCCCTCGGTGCCGGGCTGGACTGCACACCTTACCGTGATGCCGGCTGCCCGAGTGGTTCCGAGGAGGACACGACCTATTGCGTTCAGATCATCGACGTTGACACGCCGGTCTTCCCGACCTCGACCGATATCTGGGCCTATGGCAACGGATGTCCGAACATCTTTACTTACTCCGTTATGTTCCCGCAGGGCACGGGTCTTGGGAACCGCAGCTGGTTCGACTATGACTTCAGTGGCCCCAAAGGCGTCGTAGAGTTCGCTCAGATCGTCAATGAAGATCTCGGATTGGGTAACTATCGCTCCTCGATCGAGGGCTATAGCTATCACCACATCACGACCTCCTTCAACGGGACGACAGGACAGTGCGTCGCCGATAGTGCTGGTATCGTCAGCGCGGCAGCCTCTGAGATCGTTAACACCCTCGACTGGATGTTCAACGGTCCTCCGCCGTCATTCTGCACCAATCCGTGCACTATCACAGATGACGTTCCGGACATCGGTGGTGTTGATGTGCGTGTGAACCGTCTATTCCAGAACCGCCCGAACCCATTCAACCCCCGCACCGTCATTTCCTTCTCGGTAGCGCAGCGCGGCAAGGTTGAGTTGGCCATCTATGATGTCTCCGGCCGCCTGGTTCGCCAGTTGCGCAATGATGTCATGGACGCCGGTCAGCAGAACGTGGTCTGGGATGGTACGGATGATGCCGGTCACAAGGTCACCAGCGGGATCTACTGGTCTCAGCTGAAGATCAATGACTACATGTCCACAAAGAAGATGGTGCTTATCAAGTAACTCCCTTCTTTGCGAGTCATCGACTCTCAGGTGGGTCGCTCCCTTGCGGAGCGACCCACTTGCTTTATTGCGAATCAAATTTCTCTTCGATCGAATTCCGTCTGAAAATGCTTTTATCCTTATGGGATGGATCCCGTCTAGAAGCCTTACTTAAGATGAGTTACCGAGATTCTGACAACTCACGCCATCCCTTTCAGGTCGTTGACAGTGAGGCCCGGCTCTGTTACTTTTTGCCCATGGGCCGGGGTGGAGTGGGCTCACTGCCAGGAGGATCTAATGACCCATCGCGCGGAGGGCCCGGGGAATCCCCGGCCGTTTTCGTCATTTCTCTTTTTTCCCCTTCTAATCGTTGTGCTCTCTTTGGCCAGCGGTCTTCTGACCCAGGCCTGCCGTGAGCAGACAACTCAGGAAATTGACCGGAATCAACCGCCTGAGACGGTTTTGACCGGGGCTCCCGGCGACAGCACGACAACCTTCTATTTTACCCATCTCTATTGGTATGGGGTGGATCCTGATGGAAAGGTCATTGCCTTTGAATTCGCGGTGACCGATTCCATCCCTGAAGCGATGGATGAAATCGAATGGCATCGAACGACGCGCCGGGACAGCCTTTTCGCTCTCCCTGTCGGTGAAACCCAAGAGATTATGGGCCGTCGGTTTTATATCCGGGCCATTGATAATAATAACCGGGTCGATGAAACCCCGGCTTGGACCTTTTTTACGGTGCGGGATAATGCCGCTCCAACCATTGAATTCACCCGCTCAGTCGGCATCGGACCCAACGGCGAAGAGGTGCCGATCACTTCGATCAGCGACGTTACACCGACTGATACGATTCCCACCGGCTGGGATGTCGAATTCAAATGGCGTGGTTTGGATCGTGATGTGGCTCTCTACGAAGATGGCGTCCGCGACACCGTCGGGCATGTCGTCGGATATTCCTATCATCTGGCTCCTATTGAATCGAGTTACCTTGGGGGTACCCTGAGGAATACGTCGGCATCATACCGCAATCTCATCAGCGGGTCTTACATCATGTTTGTTCGAGGCATGGATGATGCCGGTTTCGCCGCCCTGAACCCGACTATTCGCAGTTTCGTTTGGAATCGAGACCCACAAACCTGGTTTACCCGGGGCGATCCCGATTCCAGCGGTCCCGCCGACTCCCTCGCTCACTTCTTTGATGTGGAGGGGAACGAGTACTTTAATGGGGATACCCTCAATCGCGCATCGGGGGCCGGCCATACCATCACTGCCTGGGTGAGGGGATCCGATCCTGATGATCCGGAAGGCTTGGGTCGCGTCAGGGATTTTGAATTTAGGAAGCGTCAGGACGGCGGCGGATTACCATGGGCGCCGATCCAGACATTGGATAACTCGGTGGTCTGGGCGCGCCTTCTCACCGGCGACTACGACCTGCTCGCCCGATGTTCCGATATTCTCGGCCGTGTAGACGGCTCCCCGGCCAAGTTGACCTTCTACGTTAATAAATCGCCCCGTTTCCGCGCATCCCTTCAGGTCGGACCCACCCTCATCGAGCAGACACCTCAAGAGGGCCAGGTTTTCCCGGTTGATGAGGTAGCCGATGGTTTACCCTGCAGATTCCTAGCCTATGATCCGGATCGACAGAATTCAGATTTGAGGCCTCGGTTCTTTTATAAATTCACGGGTCCCAGAGACTATCATGAGACGTTTTGGCGTCCCATGGTGCAAGCTCAAGCCTTGAGCGCCAGCGTCTATTTTGTACAGGATGTTCTTGTGCCGGAGCGATATGACGGGCGGTTGATGGTTAAAAGCGAGCCGTATGAGATTACGATTCAGGTCATTGAGACTTTTCAGGATGGAAGTTCGGAGAATCCAAGGAAGACAGAGCTTATCATCCATTTCTATATTACCAGCGGTTGAGTGCTCCGAAGATTTTCTATGAATCCGAAGTTGGTTGGGGGAGGTATTGATTCATGAAACGGCGAGTCTGGTTGACGGCATGCTTTATTGTACTCTGTTTAAGTCAGATACAATGTCTGTTGATACCCAGTGATCAGGAGAGTGGAAGCAGAGCGCCCAATCAGAATCCGCATGTTCGGATTACCGGTGGGGTTTTCAATTCAGATCCCGAGGGGGTTGATTACCGTGTCAATCTAAAATGGCATGGCTGGGATGATGATGGTGTTGTGACGGCCTTCGAGTGGGCCATCGACGACACAACTCTCGAGCGGGCTTGGCATACCACCACGGACTTTGGCAATCTCTTCAGCTTTCAGGCTACGGTACATGATGTCGCTGATTCCAGTTTTTATGATTGGCATCGTTTCTTCATCCGGTCGATTGATAACGAATTCGCCCGGTCCCCCATAGATTCACGCTACTTCAATGCGCGGACCATCGCACCGAAAACACGGATCACCTTTCCGGTCTTTAGCCCGGCCCAATTCATCCTGCGCCGGCCCCGTTCCTTTAATATTAAATGGGAGGGCGAGGATCTTGATTCCTCCCAGCCTGAAAGAACTCCCGTTGCCTATGACTACAAACTCGTGAAATTCAATATCACCAATGATGTGGACCAGCTGATTGAAGATCTCATTACTAATGAAAACGTCTTCCTGGATACATTACAGTATGGGGATAAGACGGCCTGGATTCGAATCCCTTCCGATATCACCACACTGCGGCTTTCTGAACTCCCGCTCGGGGATCTTTATATATTCGGGATCCGGGCCATTGATGAAGCGGGCGCCATAGAACCGTCCTTGGATATTGGTCAAAACTTCTTCCCCTTTGAGGTGACGGCTGAGGAGTGCCAGCCCATCGTGACGATGCGTGAAAACCGTTTGGGAAGGCATGTTTTTCCGAGCGAGGGAGAAACGTGGAACGTGGAGGTTCCCAGCAATACGGACCTGCGTTTCACCTGGACGGGGGATGCGGCCTTCTGTGGAAGCCTGCCCGGAAATGTCAATTATGGTCTCGATCTCGAGGACCCGGGTGATGAGAATGACAACGCTCCGAACGGGATCGGCGGATGGATCGGATGGGGTCTATGGGAAGAGGTCCAAACACCCTTCAGTTTCCCCGATCGCGATGACGGGAAGACCCATAATTTCTACCTTAAGATGATGGATCAATCCAATAATCCACGATCCGAGAGATTTTGCTGGGTCGCTATTAAGGTTGTCGCCTTCCCGATGAACAAAACAGCGCTCATCGTCGATGATGCGACGCCAAGACCATATATGTTTGGGACGGATCCGGTTCATGACGCGTTCAGGGACCGCGTTCTGAGAAGTGTTTATCAGTTCTTGGAGCCCGGTGAAGAACCCGGAATCTTTAACATGTTCCGGACAAACGAAGGCGGCTTTAATCCCGAATCGATGCCCTTGGAACTCGTCGCCGCCTACAAAATGATCATATGGAACACATTTTTCTTTGGGACGTCTTCATCAGGGTTGAATGATAATGAGTTTGAGAGACATATCCTCACGAGTTATATCGGTGCGGGCGGACGTCTCTACCTGTACGGATCCTCGCCGATCGGCTGTCTCGCGGGTGATAATTTCAACTATGGTGGTGACGGGCTCTGTCCCGATGTACCGGGCGCTGATGAACCGGCCTGGGATGACGAAAGCTTCATTTGGACCTTCCTGCATCTGACGAATTGTGTCACAGGTACCTCGGGAACGGGCCAGCAGATCGATGGCTGGGTCGGATCCAAGTCGGTGCATCCCCTCTATCCTGATTTGGATCTCAATACTTCGGTATGGAATCCTTGGCGGCCGCGGGTAGGGGATGGACTACCGGTCGGGGGAACCGTCTGGTTCGAGGTTTACAAAAACAGCCGCAGCATTGCAATTCAGCCGGAGCCCGGGATGGATACCCTCTATGTCCTGAAGACCTTCAATTATCAAGGAGTTCAATCGCGGCTTGAGGGATATCCCATCACGCTGCGTTACCAGTCCACTCCTGAAGATTCGGCTCTGGGTATCGATCAAGGACGGGTCTTCCTGCAGATGTTCCCGTTCTTCCCTTGTCATGAAGGACCGGCCACGGAAGCGGCGACCAAGGCCATCACCTGGGTGATGACCGGGCGTGATGAATAATCGCGCTTCCGGGAATGGATCCCGGGCAAGTCTGCGGGGGTTGTATAATTACTGGCATTCTTGGGGAGGTGTGATGAGGAAAGGTTTGTTGTGCTGCTTTCTCCTCGTACTTATAGGCTCTGTTCCGGCATGGGCCCAGGTTGCGAAATTTATGGAACCTCCCGAGGTATCTGATCAGCGTGTTTCCTGGAAATGGGCCGCTATCGATTCAGATCCAATCTATACAGGCAACTCGACATTAAAACGGGTCAGGCCGATCAGCGAACATCCATTCCACGACAGAACCATTGCCAAGGTATTACTTGATCAAAGTGGATTGTTCGGCTTTTCACTCAGTGAGGATGGGCAACAGGTCTACAAATGGGAGCTCGATTCAGGCCTTCTCGTAGAGGAATATGTGCCCATTCCCGCGCCTGCTGTTGTTCTTAATGCCGCGCTTCATCGGGACGGATTGAGCCTGGCGGCTGTTTTGGATGATGGACGCATTGCCATCTGGGATCTCCAGAGACCGGATACGCTCTGGTCCTTTCCCGTTTCACCCGGCCCCTGCTATGACATTCTCTATCTACCCGGCAGCCTCAATCACCGATTTTTGACGGCAGGGTCTGATGGCAAGGTTCGCAAGTGGGATATTGAGCTGGAGC is a window from the Candidatus Eisenbacteria bacterium genome containing:
- a CDS encoding T9SS type A sorting domain-containing protein, whose product is MRKSFLILACLCLLAVTVNAHAVTPRSDMFLRTSKAAVNESLSDAPKVTYAGTRADTFCYGGHDGSGYAVLGGIWDFADGTMQGWYSLDQTLNSGATWWARYDADDYEYPAAAPMTNASAGHLWCGGEKSRAMEGCWACDAGVENESYGYIANLCQRTTGELLALGAGDISIGMQYYTDSEGGVFDYSKVQLVCYDGANELEVLTVDNLDAGIEGAPGAPITYAGQIFGFELPDGTDGVRLRFEFVADGGWSDDDGLYCSTYGPIGLDNVVLSGAVSASYNFENDDEGFVAAHCPGIGNWVAVNHVDNYTILDPCACELSNYVLSFHDDNLEHGDPSSAQNQNNIAISPIVDRTAYPSPAYNSIFAQWDMYAWLPKANGVLYRPGWFYDPWECEFTGATGWSPRVGQATWHYVGTDPVCYGSNNSATSNEVPGTANYYRFCLEVLACCDCFGITNCTGTSNETPLFDNIEVCVTGVADAPVAGYGPADGNYYQDAFSQSMFLDPSATGRCDSWDVGGGAAPPYILADSLAITGPAVTGPTPSWEAYLWVHVPRVGPGIDTGAFAAWKSRFTGDAETGFVKARMDSSETVAAFSNKFCSYFNELDGGFNNAFGELTEENEILPDDLFTPGTLIQYFVTTNYVGNPEFAFLEDTTNGFFRDIEFLPSMRNDSKSRSIVWPCVLYVDAYNRGAENFIQPALDYFLQEVPGVGPNNDRYDENGASSNYNASSFYRNGNNGATLPQLLGYSCILVNSGALSDAALDETDVIGLEDWLLTSICDFNNERQGLILNGDEMPAVIQLNRPSFLFGALGAGLDCTPYRDAGCPSGSEEDTTYCVQIIDVDTPVFPTSTDIWAYGNGCPNIFTYSVMFPQGTGLGNRSWFDYDFSGPKGVVEFAQIVNEDLGLGNYRSSIEGYSYHHITTSFNGTTGQCVADSAGIVSAAASEIVNTLDWMFNGPPPSFCTNPCTITDDVPDIGGVDVRVNRLFQNRPNPFNPRTVISFSVAQRGKVELAIYDVSGRLVRQLRNDVMDAGQQNVVWDGTDDAGHKVTSGIYWSQLKINDYMSTKKMVLIK